The stretch of DNA GGCCGACAATTTCGCAGAGTCTGTTGCAATGCCCAATTATCCATTTCTTTCTCAATTATTAATTCATGGGTCTTTTTTTCATTTTGTTCACGCCTGTCCTGATATTTCCCTAATAGTTTCAACTCTGTACTCAAGCGCAGATGATTTTCCTGATAGCTGAAAAGAAGTTTTTCATAATCCATTTTTTGATTCTGCAAATCGTCATGCTTTTGCTGCTCGCAGATAATAAAATGGAGTCGGGATATTTCCAGTTCTGGCAGAATACAGGCAGGAACTTTTAAGGAGTCTATAAGCCTGGATTTGATTAGAAGCGCCGCTTTATCCAGCGCTTTTATTTTTTCTCTAAGAGCCAGCTGCTCCGTATTGAGCTCCTCAAGCTGCCTTTTTAATCGATTCATCAGACTGGTCAATGCCTGATTCATACTAAAATCTCCTCAATGCGTGTCAGTAAGGCTGATAAAGGGAGTGACTCCTGCTTTTGTTGAGCAAATAATTTTCTCAAAGGGTCAATCCGGACAATTGCATAATCCAGCTCCTGATTGGAACCTGCTTTATAACCGCCCAGTTCGAGTAAATCCTTATGTTGCTCATACAGTGCAAATAACCGAATTACTTTTTTAACCAGATCATTTTGTGACGAGGAAAGTAAATGATCTTTTAGACGCGAGACGCTTTGGAGAATATCAATGGCAGGAAAGTGGCCGCGTTGCGCCAGCTCGCGAGTCAGGATAATATGACCATCAAGCAGTGAACGCATGGTATCTGCAATGGGCTCGTTGAAATCATCTCCTTCCACCAATACGGTGTAGAGCCCGGTAATACTGCCTTTCCCAATAAAATTACCCGCCCGTTCGACAAGACCTGGAAGGAGGGCGAATACACTAGGTGTATATCCGCGACTGGTAGGAGGTTCTCCCAGACTTAAGCCGATTTCGCGTTGCGCCATTGCCAAACGGGTTATGGAGTCCACAAATAGCATCACCTGTTTCCCTTTGCGGCAAAAATATTCAGCAATTGCTGTGGCGGTAAAGACGGCTTGACGGCGCATGATGGCTGATTCATCACTGCAAGCGACGACCAATACGGATTTTTGGCGGCTATGCTCATCAAAATGCTCTGTAATAAAATCATTCACTTCTCGACCGCGTTCACCTACCAGGGCGATAACGTTAATATCGCTTTGCAATTGCCTGCACATCATTCCCATCAATACGGATTTTCCAACGCCGCTACCAGCAAAAATACCCATGCGTTGACCCTTGCCGAGCGGAATCAGGCAATCCAGAGCATGGATTCCGGTGATCATATGTTCTGTCACCATTTCGCGATCCATGGGATTAATCGCATGGCCTGAGATCTCCAATGTCTCAGAAGAAGCGCTGATGAACGATTCTAGCGGTTGTGCTAAAGCGTTTACGACTTTTCCGAGAAGATGTTCACCCACCTGAATCCTGCTGGCATGACCTGATGCACGTACTTTAAAGCCCATACTGATGCCAGTATGGGAAAATGGCAGTAAATAGACTTTCCCCTGACTAAAGCCGATGACTTCTGCCTGGGTGATGATCTGCTGGCCGCTGTCAAGAATATCGCAGGTTTCCCCCACAAAGACCTGAGGAGGCCCTTTAGCAACCAGCTGTAAACCAATAGATTGTTCAATTTCACCGATACGTTCGATAGGTTGTAATAATTCAGACCAATTTTTCATTGCGACACGCTCTGTCGTAGTTGAACAAGCATGCGTTTGAGTTTGTCAATTTGCTGTTCAATGCTGGCATCAATCAGTCCATGATCATTACGGATACGACATCCGCCTAGTATCAATGTCTCATCAGGAATAAACTTTAAATGCCGGCACTCACTGAAATCAATTTTCAATTTACTTTGCTGCACGAGCGCAAGATCTTGAGGATGAAGAAAAATCTCTATATTTTCTTTATGATTTAAATAATTAATTGCCTGCTCAATCTGAAAAATAATTGCTTCTTTGCTTGAAATCTGATTAGAAAAAAAGTGTTTGCTAATTAATAAAACGATGTCTGCAATCTGGTCACGAAGTGTTTCCTGATAATTTTTCAATGCTACAGGTATCTGGTCCAAAAGTTGTTTTAAGACTGTGGCTTGCATCTCTAGTTCCTGCATCTTGCATTGATTTT from Legionella quinlivanii encodes:
- a CDS encoding FliI/YscN family ATPase, which translates into the protein MKNWSELLQPIERIGEIEQSIGLQLVAKGPPQVFVGETCDILDSGQQIITQAEVIGFSQGKVYLLPFSHTGISMGFKVRASGHASRIQVGEHLLGKVVNALAQPLESFISASSETLEISGHAINPMDREMVTEHMITGIHALDCLIPLGKGQRMGIFAGSGVGKSVLMGMMCRQLQSDINVIALVGERGREVNDFITEHFDEHSRQKSVLVVACSDESAIMRRQAVFTATAIAEYFCRKGKQVMLFVDSITRLAMAQREIGLSLGEPPTSRGYTPSVFALLPGLVERAGNFIGKGSITGLYTVLVEGDDFNEPIADTMRSLLDGHIILTRELAQRGHFPAIDILQSVSRLKDHLLSSSQNDLVKKVIRLFALYEQHKDLLELGGYKAGSNQELDYAIVRIDPLRKLFAQQKQESLPLSALLTRIEEILV
- a CDS encoding FliH/SctL family protein is translated as MAELLKNIRVSGEKVILITNCNSSPDNEKNNPDSTIEQLANSDDFLEEIRQQAFAAGFQAAETKYTEENQCKMQELEMQATVLKQLLDQIPVALKNYQETLRDQIADIVLLISKHFFSNQISSKEAIIFQIEQAINYLNHKENIEIFLHPQDLALVQQSKLKIDFSECRHLKFIPDETLILGGCRIRNDHGLIDASIEQQIDKLKRMLVQLRQSVSQ